One Methylocaldum marinum DNA window includes the following coding sequences:
- a CDS encoding porin has product MAKNSLKIRMGRVTFGVFAAIFGAAAEAEEASEPTGLLGSLEADVNETQFMKNLGLQFGGWINAGITYNANEPAGRFNGPVTFNDRASEFQLNQLYFYLQRPVNTEGDSWDFGGRFDFMFGTDAQFTQAAYGHWDQRLINDQRFYDIALPQAYFEIFAPFGNGITAKIGHFYTIIGNEVVTAPDNFFYSHAYTMQYGEPFTHTGVLLSYPIDQNWTISGGGVTGSETAGWDGGWDKGLGNWAFLGGVTWTSIDEGTSVAFSATSGEISEQDSNNWSMYSLVIKHDIIEGLHYTFQHDHGWATSVVDATDRAGSNGRDAEWYGINQYLTYDIRDDLAVGLRAEWFRDDDGFRVLSPIRGPFAPPASSYYAVTAGLNWKPVNWLMVRPSVRYDWADKADAYDNAGGAAGFIGKKGDQFLFSTDVVITF; this is encoded by the coding sequence ATGGCGAAGAATTCACTCAAGATTAGAATGGGGCGCGTGACTTTCGGTGTTTTTGCAGCGATTTTTGGCGCCGCGGCCGAAGCCGAAGAGGCAAGCGAACCCACGGGGTTGCTGGGGTCTCTGGAGGCCGATGTCAATGAGACCCAATTCATGAAAAATTTGGGGCTGCAATTTGGCGGATGGATCAATGCCGGTATCACGTACAACGCAAACGAACCTGCCGGCCGATTCAACGGTCCGGTAACGTTCAATGATCGCGCTTCCGAATTTCAGCTGAATCAGCTTTATTTTTATCTGCAGCGGCCGGTGAATACGGAAGGAGACTCCTGGGATTTCGGCGGGCGCTTCGACTTTATGTTCGGTACCGATGCCCAATTTACCCAAGCGGCTTATGGTCACTGGGATCAGCGCCTGATCAACGATCAACGCTTCTATGACATTGCGTTGCCTCAGGCCTACTTCGAAATTTTTGCGCCGTTTGGTAATGGCATCACAGCGAAGATCGGTCACTTTTACACCATTATCGGTAACGAAGTGGTAACGGCGCCGGATAATTTCTTCTACTCCCATGCTTATACGATGCAGTACGGAGAACCGTTTACCCATACGGGCGTGTTGTTGAGTTATCCGATCGATCAGAACTGGACGATTTCGGGGGGTGGGGTGACTGGAAGCGAGACCGCCGGCTGGGATGGCGGTTGGGATAAGGGGCTCGGTAACTGGGCGTTTCTCGGCGGTGTAACTTGGACCAGTATCGACGAAGGTACTTCCGTGGCTTTTAGCGCCACCAGCGGCGAGATTTCCGAGCAAGACTCAAATAATTGGAGCATGTACAGCCTGGTTATCAAGCACGACATCATAGAAGGCCTGCACTACACCTTCCAGCATGACCACGGGTGGGCAACCAGTGTTGTTGATGCAACAGATCGTGCAGGCAGCAATGGTAGGGATGCGGAATGGTATGGGATTAATCAGTACCTCACCTACGACATTAGAGACGATCTTGCCGTGGGACTCCGTGCTGAATGGTTCCGAGATGACGATGGTTTCCGTGTTCTTTCCCCAATTAGAGGTCCTTTCGCACCTCCGGCATCAAGCTATTATGCCGTCACGGCGGGTTTAAACTGGAAGCCGGTGAATTGGCTGATGGTGCGGCCGAGCGTTCGGTATGATTGGGCTGACAAGGCGGACGCTTATGACAATGCCGGTGGGGCGGCAGGCTTCATCGGCAAGAAGGGCGATCAATTCCTTTTTTCTACCGACGTAGTCATAACGTTCTAA
- a CDS encoding DUF883 family protein, whose protein sequence is MATTDEITQDLKQDLATLKADVGNLMAVMKDLGVEQGRTAYARAREVGERARGQAVAAQESVEHYVEARPLTSLLVAFGTGFAIGTLLGTRR, encoded by the coding sequence ATGGCAACTACGGACGAGATCACCCAGGATCTGAAACAGGATTTGGCGACCCTCAAAGCGGACGTGGGCAACTTGATGGCTGTGATGAAGGATTTGGGCGTCGAGCAGGGACGTACCGCCTACGCCAGGGCGCGCGAAGTTGGTGAACGCGCCCGCGGCCAGGCGGTGGCGGCCCAGGAAAGCGTAGAGCACTATGTTGAGGCGCGCCCTTTGACCAGTCTCCTGGTGGCCTTCGGCACAGGCTTCGCGATAGGCACGCTGCTCGGCACCCGCCGCTAA
- a CDS encoding phage holin family protein, with protein MIQSFTSIVAAEKAKLWQALSRSAVLFALAIFSALAAFGGLVFALLGIYLSLEAVVEPWTAGIIVGCAMIVIAFVALWVIARLITKQGRTPELPPRSSATLAAASPPPGAIPESLRATVSDVLGAAHIRTSDIVIGALVAGLVLGASTNLRQRLVRSITKD; from the coding sequence GTGATCCAATCATTCACAAGTATAGTCGCAGCGGAAAAAGCAAAGCTTTGGCAGGCGCTGAGCCGATCGGCGGTACTATTCGCCTTGGCGATTTTCTCCGCCTTGGCGGCTTTCGGCGGCCTGGTCTTCGCACTTCTCGGGATTTATCTGTCGCTGGAAGCGGTCGTGGAACCCTGGACAGCCGGAATAATCGTCGGCTGCGCCATGATCGTGATCGCTTTCGTTGCCTTATGGGTTATCGCCCGATTGATCACAAAACAGGGCAGAACGCCCGAGCTGCCGCCACGGTCCAGCGCTACTCTCGCGGCTGCATCGCCGCCTCCCGGAGCAATCCCCGAATCTTTACGCGCAACCGTAAGCGACGTTCTCGGTGCGGCCCATATTCGAACCAGCGATATCGTGATCGGCGCCCTGGTTGCGGGCTTGGTTCTCGGCGCCAGCACAAACTTAAGGCAACGCTTGGTTCGCAGCATTACGAAAGACTAG
- a CDS encoding DUF2959 domain-containing protein yields MNKSSNTNAMSFAEVLRQLLNPLARYLVSKCQKVYFRAVESAGHHKRDILVSRVENARDSLEEAKEQFQSALDKFSALTDFQGGELEDMYRQIKVEFDYSKAKALAVKDRIAAVQDVAEALFAEWEEELELYTSRSLRSSSRQKLKLTQQHYGQLISAMRRAEGKIEPVLSVFQDQVLFLKHNLNAKAIASLEHELAAMTVGVAGLITAMERSINRANDFVYSLNGQKVLPAG; encoded by the coding sequence ATGAACAAGTCCTCCAATACGAATGCAATGAGCTTTGCTGAAGTGCTTCGGCAGCTTCTGAATCCTTTGGCCCGTTATCTGGTGTCGAAATGTCAAAAGGTCTACTTTCGTGCCGTGGAATCGGCAGGGCACCATAAGCGCGATATCCTCGTCAGTCGTGTGGAGAATGCAAGGGATAGCCTGGAAGAAGCGAAGGAGCAGTTTCAGAGCGCTCTGGATAAGTTTAGCGCACTCACGGATTTTCAGGGCGGCGAACTTGAGGACATGTACCGGCAGATAAAAGTCGAGTTTGATTACAGCAAAGCCAAGGCTTTAGCCGTCAAGGACCGCATAGCCGCGGTCCAGGATGTAGCCGAGGCGCTTTTTGCGGAATGGGAAGAAGAGTTGGAGTTGTACACGAGCCGCAGTCTCCGAAGCAGCAGCAGGCAAAAGCTCAAGCTGACTCAGCAGCACTATGGACAATTGATTTCGGCGATGCGTCGGGCCGAGGGCAAGATCGAGCCGGTTTTGAGCGTATTCCAAGATCAAGTGTTGTTTCTGAAGCATAACCTCAACGCAAAGGCGATTGCATCGCTGGAGCATGAATTGGCAGCGATGACCGTTGGCGTTGCAGGGTTGATTACGGCTATGGAACGTTCCATAAACCGTGCGAATGATTTCGTGTATTCCCTTAATGGTCAAAAAGTGCTTCCCGCTGGTTAG
- a CDS encoding (2Fe-2S)-binding protein: MYICICKKVTDGQIRKAVQEQEVTSMRGLRSKLGACDQCGKCAVQAKQLIRQCLLERSAPDSNPRKAA; the protein is encoded by the coding sequence ATGTACATCTGCATCTGCAAGAAAGTCACCGACGGACAAATCCGGAAGGCCGTTCAAGAGCAGGAGGTCACCAGCATGCGCGGCTTACGATCCAAATTGGGCGCCTGCGATCAATGCGGAAAATGCGCGGTTCAAGCCAAGCAACTGATACGGCAGTGCCTGCTCGAAAGATCCGCGCCGGACAGCAATCCACGCAAAGCCGCATAA
- a CDS encoding YcxB family protein — MTQIEYEVREQDLVAFNEHQLQNSASWQKTMRRHQAVFPGIMALIALFLWFYYQDTLSAIYVGVIAALWGILTPLYFKGSLRRQLRKMYSDEERASILGTYTLRSEPHVLVEVNRNGESRVKWSDVLRVEMTKKYAFLFVGIDTALIIPRATVKKGDLHEFVKEADRRIEHAA, encoded by the coding sequence ATGACTCAAATAGAATACGAAGTCCGCGAGCAAGACCTGGTTGCCTTCAACGAACATCAATTGCAGAACTCCGCGAGTTGGCAAAAGACTATGCGGCGCCATCAGGCAGTTTTCCCCGGCATCATGGCACTTATCGCGCTGTTCTTGTGGTTTTATTATCAAGATACGCTATCCGCCATTTATGTCGGCGTGATTGCCGCATTGTGGGGGATTTTGACGCCGCTCTATTTCAAGGGAAGCCTGCGTAGACAGCTCCGGAAAATGTACTCGGATGAAGAGCGCGCCAGCATCTTGGGCACATATACTTTGCGCTCCGAACCCCATGTTCTGGTGGAGGTCAATCGAAACGGCGAGTCTCGTGTGAAATGGTCCGATGTCCTTCGCGTCGAGATGACTAAGAAATACGCCTTTCTCTTTGTCGGTATCGACACGGCCCTAATAATTCCCCGAGCGACCGTCAAGAAGGGG
- the bfr gene encoding bacterioferritin has translation MKGDTDVIARLNHLLAGELTSIDQYLTHSRMYKDWGLSRLYERIDHELQEEQSHADRLINRILFLEGTPDLSKRNALQIGTDVPSMLKNDLALEYKVIGELREAMGFCENVGDYVTRDILLALLKDTEEDHAYWLETQLSLIEKIGLQNYLQSQM, from the coding sequence ATGAAAGGCGATACCGATGTTATTGCTCGCTTAAACCACTTACTGGCAGGTGAACTGACTTCCATCGACCAGTACCTTACCCACTCTCGAATGTATAAGGACTGGGGGCTTAGCCGGCTGTACGAACGCATAGACCATGAACTGCAGGAAGAACAGTCCCACGCCGACCGATTGATCAACCGAATTCTATTCCTCGAAGGCACACCCGATCTGAGCAAGCGCAACGCACTTCAAATCGGTACGGATGTGCCGAGCATGCTCAAGAACGATCTGGCTTTGGAATATAAAGTGATCGGCGAGCTCAGAGAGGCAATGGGGTTTTGTGAAAACGTCGGCGATTATGTCACGCGGGACATACTCCTCGCCCTTCTCAAGGATACCGAAGAAGATCACGCCTATTGGCTGGAAACCCAGCTCAGCCTAATCGAAAAAATCGGGCTTCAGAACTACTTGCAATCTCAAATGTAG
- the ssb gene encoding single-stranded DNA-binding protein: MASRGVNKVILIGNLGSDPEVRYMPSGGAVTTLRLATSETWKDQQTGQQQERTEWHQVVCFRKLAEIAGEYLRKGSKVYIEGSLRTRKWQDKNGQDRYTTEIIADQMQMLDRAGSAPPGTGGRGESERHAPPSSGSKQAPQPEPGFGGSDDFDDDIPF, encoded by the coding sequence ATGGCCAGTCGCGGCGTCAATAAAGTCATACTCATCGGCAATCTGGGTTCCGATCCGGAAGTGCGTTATATGCCCAGCGGAGGCGCGGTAACCACTCTGCGCCTCGCCACGAGCGAAACCTGGAAAGACCAGCAAACCGGCCAGCAGCAGGAACGCACAGAATGGCATCAGGTCGTGTGCTTTCGGAAACTGGCCGAAATTGCCGGAGAATACTTGAGAAAAGGCAGCAAGGTGTACATCGAGGGTAGTCTCCGGACACGCAAATGGCAGGACAAGAACGGCCAGGACCGATATACCACCGAAATCATCGCCGACCAGATGCAGATGCTGGATCGCGCAGGCAGCGCTCCTCCCGGAACGGGCGGACGCGGAGAGTCCGAACGTCATGCACCACCGTCTTCGGGTTCCAAGCAAGCGCCCCAACCGGAGCCCGGATTCGGCGGCTCGGACGACTTCGACGACGATATTCCGTTCTAG
- the uvrA gene encoding excinuclease ABC subunit UvrA, with protein sequence MDTIQIRGARTHNLKNIDLDLPRDKLIVITGLSGSGKSSLAFDTIYAEGQRRYVESLSAYARQFLSVMEKPDVDHIEGLSPAISIEQKSTSHNPRSTVGTITEIYDYLRLLYARAGMPRCPEHGISLEAQTVSQMVDHVLSQPEDSRWMLLAPVVSERKGEHAQVLEDLRGQGFIRARIDGEIYELDEPPKLDLRRKHSIEVVVDRFKVRPDLAVRLAESFETALRLAEGIALVVAMDDSKTELVYSDKYACPHCGYSLSELEPRIFSFNNPKGACPSCDGLGVKQFFDPRLVVQNPQLSLAGGAVRGWDRRNAYYYHLVQSLAEHYGFDPEQPFGQLSKSVRDIILYGSGTETIPFKVLTARGDTLVHRHAFEGIIPNMERRYRETDSMMVREELSKYLSGKPCPECEGTRLNLAARHVFVADSSLPELTALPIRRVLEFFAGLTLSGRRGEVAAKIVKEITARLQFLVNVGLDYLTLARSADTLSGGEAQRIRLASQVGAGLVGVMYVLDEPSIGLHQRDNQRLLDTLLRLRDLGNTVIVVEHDEDAIRIADHVVDIGPGAGVHGGRIVAEGTPQAILADRHSLTGQYLSGRLEIPVPERRIPPDSERLLRVRNARGNNLKGIDVSFPVGLFTCVTGVSGSGKSTLINDTLFRFSARELNGAAATPALSDGIEGLEHFDKVVDIDQSPIGRTPRSNPATYTGLFTPIRELFAATPEARSRGYTPGRFSFNVKGGRCEACAGDGVIKVEMHFLPDIFVHCDVCKGKRYNRETLEIRYKGKTIHEVLEMTVEEASQFFSAIPSISRKLDTLMEVGLGYISLGQNAVTLSGGEAQRVKLARELSKRDTGKTLYILDEPTTGLHFHDIRQLLSVLHQLRDHGNTVIVIEHNLDVIKTADWLVDLGPEGGEGGGLIIAEGRPEQVAENEASYTGAYLRKILNKRTASNRESGTISRKTARKSP encoded by the coding sequence ATGGACACGATTCAGATCCGTGGAGCACGTACCCACAACCTCAAGAATATCGACCTGGACCTGCCCCGTGACAAGTTGATCGTTATTACGGGATTATCCGGTTCCGGCAAGTCGTCGTTAGCGTTCGACACCATTTACGCCGAAGGGCAACGGCGCTATGTGGAGTCGCTGTCCGCCTATGCACGGCAGTTTCTGTCGGTCATGGAAAAACCCGATGTCGACCATATCGAGGGCTTGTCGCCGGCCATTTCCATCGAGCAGAAGTCCACTTCGCACAATCCCCGCTCCACTGTCGGTACGATTACCGAAATTTACGATTATCTGCGCCTCCTTTATGCCCGCGCCGGCATGCCACGGTGTCCGGAGCACGGCATCTCGCTGGAAGCGCAGACCGTCAGCCAAATGGTGGACCACGTTCTCAGCCAGCCGGAGGACAGCCGCTGGATGCTGCTCGCCCCGGTCGTCAGCGAGCGGAAGGGAGAGCACGCTCAGGTGCTGGAAGATTTGCGCGGCCAGGGGTTCATCCGCGCCCGCATCGACGGCGAAATATACGAGCTGGACGAACCGCCCAAGCTCGATCTCCGCCGCAAGCACAGCATCGAAGTGGTGGTCGACCGGTTCAAGGTGAGGCCGGATCTGGCGGTACGTCTCGCCGAATCGTTCGAGACGGCGCTGCGGCTGGCAGAAGGGATTGCTCTGGTGGTGGCGATGGACGATTCGAAAACCGAACTGGTCTATTCGGACAAATATGCCTGCCCACATTGCGGTTACTCCCTGAGCGAACTGGAGCCAAGGATCTTTTCCTTCAATAATCCGAAGGGGGCATGCCCGAGCTGTGATGGCCTCGGGGTCAAACAATTCTTCGATCCGCGGCTCGTCGTCCAGAATCCGCAGTTGAGCCTGGCGGGCGGCGCCGTGCGGGGCTGGGACCGTCGCAACGCTTATTACTACCATCTGGTCCAGTCGCTGGCGGAGCATTACGGCTTCGATCCGGAGCAGCCATTCGGCCAGCTCTCGAAGTCGGTCCGGGACATTATTCTCTACGGCAGCGGAACCGAAACCATTCCTTTCAAAGTGCTGACCGCCCGCGGAGATACACTGGTTCACCGCCATGCTTTCGAGGGGATCATTCCGAACATGGAGCGGCGCTACCGCGAGACCGATTCGATGATGGTGCGCGAAGAACTGTCCAAGTATCTGTCCGGAAAGCCCTGTCCGGAGTGCGAGGGAACGCGCTTGAACCTTGCGGCGAGGCATGTGTTCGTAGCCGATTCCTCTCTGCCGGAGTTGACGGCCTTGCCGATCAGGCGTGTGCTCGAATTTTTCGCCGGCTTGACTTTATCGGGAAGGCGAGGCGAAGTGGCGGCCAAGATCGTGAAAGAGATCACGGCACGCCTGCAGTTTCTGGTTAACGTCGGGCTCGATTATCTGACCCTGGCGAGGAGTGCCGATACCCTGTCGGGCGGCGAGGCTCAGCGGATTCGCTTGGCAAGCCAGGTGGGGGCGGGGCTGGTGGGGGTCATGTACGTTCTGGATGAACCGTCGATCGGCTTGCATCAGCGCGATAACCAGCGGTTGCTCGATACCTTGCTGCGGCTGCGCGACCTGGGTAACACCGTCATCGTGGTGGAGCACGACGAGGATGCCATCCGCATTGCCGACCACGTCGTGGATATCGGACCGGGAGCCGGTGTTCACGGCGGCCGAATCGTGGCCGAAGGGACGCCCCAGGCGATCCTGGCGGACCGGCATTCCCTTACCGGCCAATACCTGTCCGGCCGACTCGAGATTCCCGTGCCGGAGCGTCGGATTCCGCCCGATTCGGAACGCCTGCTCCGAGTTCGGAACGCCCGCGGCAATAATCTGAAGGGTATCGACGTTTCGTTCCCGGTCGGACTCTTTACCTGCGTGACCGGCGTTTCGGGTTCCGGAAAATCCACTCTGATCAACGATACGCTGTTCCGATTTTCTGCTCGCGAGTTAAACGGAGCAGCTGCGACGCCGGCGTTGAGCGACGGGATAGAAGGGTTGGAACATTTCGACAAGGTGGTGGACATCGACCAGAGCCCGATCGGCCGCACGCCGAGGTCGAATCCCGCAACCTATACGGGGCTGTTTACGCCGATTCGGGAGCTTTTCGCGGCAACCCCGGAGGCACGATCACGAGGCTATACGCCGGGGCGGTTCAGCTTCAACGTCAAGGGAGGGCGTTGCGAAGCCTGCGCGGGCGACGGTGTGATCAAGGTAGAGATGCACTTCTTGCCCGATATCTTCGTTCACTGCGATGTTTGCAAGGGGAAGCGCTATAACCGCGAGACACTCGAAATTCGCTACAAGGGCAAGACGATTCACGAGGTGCTGGAAATGACGGTGGAAGAAGCCAGCCAGTTTTTTTCCGCGATCCCATCCATTTCCCGCAAGCTCGATACGCTGATGGAGGTGGGATTAGGTTACATCAGCCTGGGGCAAAACGCAGTGACGCTTTCCGGCGGCGAAGCCCAGCGCGTCAAACTGGCGCGCGAATTATCGAAGCGGGATACTGGCAAGACGCTTTATATTCTGGACGAGCCGACGACCGGGCTTCATTTTCACGACATCCGGCAGCTACTCAGTGTTTTGCATCAATTGCGGGACCACGGGAATACGGTGATTGTCATCGAGCATAACCTCGATGTGATTAAGACCGCCGACTGGCTGGTCGACTTGGGACCAGAAGGTGGCGAAGGCGGCGGTCTGATAATTGCGGAAGGAAGGCCCGAGCAAGTTGCGGAAAATGAAGCGTCCTATACCGGGGCGTACTTAAGGAAGATCTTGAATAAGCGGACCGCGTCAAACCGAGAGTCCGGCACCATTAGTCGGAAGACTGCTCGGAAGTCGCCGTAG
- a CDS encoding MFS transporter, whose amino-acid sequence MNPALHIDTPMTRTEVRASLSLAAIYMLRMLGMFLILPVLSVFALELPDASPQLVGFAISAYGLTQAILQIPFGLWSDRYGRKRLIALGLLLFAAGSVLAALSDSIYGIIAGRALQGAGAVAAVIMALAADLTREEHRTKAMALIGISIGMSFALSMVIGPVLSGWVGLQGLFWIITALALLAIAVLYTVVPTPSVSRFHRDAEVRPASLKTVLANRELLRLDLGIFCLHLVLTATFVVLPLILRDSLQLETAKHWHIYLPVFGLAIASMVPFVILAEKKRKMKAVFVSFIGLVAISDAGFAWLKHDFWIVFGLLYLFFTGFNLLEATLPSLVSKIAPLDLKGTAMGVYSTAQFLGAFVGGAGGGWIYGHYGIPQVFLFCAAVGLLWFVFALSMKAPRGLSSLLVNVSGLNHDQASSLSKRLLQLPGVAEAVVLAEDGVAYLKIDKEKFDRMALNGLLQEMAA is encoded by the coding sequence TTGAATCCGGCTTTGCATATCGACACCCCTATGACCCGTACCGAGGTACGCGCCAGCTTGTCGCTAGCTGCCATCTATATGCTGCGGATGCTGGGCATGTTTCTGATCTTGCCGGTTCTCTCGGTATTCGCCCTCGAGCTACCGGACGCTTCGCCGCAGTTGGTTGGTTTCGCCATCAGCGCATACGGTCTAACCCAGGCAATCCTGCAGATTCCCTTCGGCCTCTGGTCCGACCGTTACGGGCGAAAGCGTTTGATTGCACTGGGTTTGCTGCTGTTTGCGGCCGGAAGCGTTCTCGCCGCCCTGTCCGATTCGATCTACGGCATCATCGCCGGCCGGGCGCTGCAGGGCGCCGGCGCTGTCGCAGCGGTCATCATGGCGCTGGCTGCCGATCTTACCCGAGAAGAGCATCGCACCAAGGCCATGGCCTTGATCGGCATCAGCATCGGGATGTCGTTTGCGCTATCCATGGTCATCGGGCCGGTACTCTCCGGCTGGGTCGGACTCCAAGGACTTTTCTGGATCATCACGGCCCTTGCTCTGCTCGCCATAGCGGTGCTCTATACCGTCGTGCCGACACCCTCCGTTAGCCGTTTTCATCGAGACGCGGAAGTTCGTCCGGCATCTTTGAAGACCGTATTGGCGAATCGCGAACTTCTTCGACTGGACCTCGGCATCTTCTGTCTCCATCTCGTCCTGACCGCCACATTCGTTGTTCTTCCGCTGATTCTGCGCGACTCGCTGCAGCTTGAAACGGCCAAGCATTGGCATATCTACTTGCCGGTTTTCGGACTTGCCATCGCAAGCATGGTTCCTTTCGTGATTCTTGCCGAAAAGAAACGCAAGATGAAAGCGGTATTCGTCTCTTTCATCGGACTGGTTGCGATTTCCGATGCCGGCTTTGCCTGGCTCAAACATGATTTCTGGATCGTCTTCGGACTCCTCTACCTGTTTTTCACCGGCTTCAACCTGTTGGAAGCCACCCTCCCCTCGCTAGTATCGAAGATCGCTCCGCTCGACCTCAAGGGTACTGCCATGGGTGTTTATTCCACCGCTCAATTCCTGGGGGCCTTCGTGGGCGGAGCCGGCGGCGGCTGGATCTACGGTCACTATGGCATACCTCAGGTCTTCCTGTTCTGCGCGGCCGTCGGTCTGTTATGGTTTGTGTTTGCTCTCAGCATGAAAGCGCCGCGGGGTTTGAGCAGTCTTCTCGTCAACGTGAGCGGGCTGAACCATGATCAGGCCTCCAGCCTGTCCAAGCGGTTGCTCCAGTTGCCGGGGGTTGCCGAAGCGGTGGTCTTGGCCGAAGATGGTGTAGCCTACCTGAAAATCGACAAGGAGAAGTTCGACCGCATGGCACTCAACGGCTTGTTGCAGGAAATGGCTGCGTGA